The sequence CGAACACTACACGTGGTCATTAGATCAGGTGGGTTCAAGTGAGTGGCATACTAGGAGGAGtaaaaaaaggagagaaaagTGTTATTTTGGTACCCCAGTTGTGATTGTAATattgataagaaaatttaaaacttcttGTAATATTAATACCATGATTTAAAAACTTAGTTGAAAATGTACCACAAAAATCAGtgaatttatgcattttaccCTCTATGATAGTtgtaatgttaaaaaaaaatttgaaaaaaataaaaaacaaaaaatcccattataaaaaattatattaggcAAAACACTCTCTCCCCCATGTCATGGTGCACAACACCaacggttttttttttaacttttaattaaataattataccctTTATCATAAATCATTACTAGAGtacttttatcataatttctgaTTATCTAGctaagaaattgaaaaaaagtaCAACTGGAGTGTGTTGTGCACCCATGACATGGCTGGGGTTGGGTTCTTTTCTTTAACACTATAACTATCACCTAGGATACAATGCATTATTTGCTGTTTTTTGTCCATCATCCCAGCCTCGCTTAACAGCCACGTGGAGCGCACATCACTTTGCCATTAGCAATTTAACGGTAATATCAAAAGTGCATAGTGAGGCTATTTTGTggtacaattttaaattatttttcgaATCATAGTACTAATATTGCAATATACCAATATTGTTAAGAGTCTTGCATTATGGTGCCAAAATTGCAATATCTcgtttttatttctaattttaaatccCATGTCACTCACGTGAAGACACTTGATTTTAACAGCTTCGTGCGCTTGcctttaaatttctaataaaaatactaaaattataaatatttcatcacTATAGTACTTTTTccaagtaatttttcaaatcatggTAACTGTGTTGTAAGAGGCCCTAAATTATGatcctaaaattataattttctcgaATATTTAATAAGAGTAGGGTCATCCGAATTCCGACCAATTTTGCCATAATGGATATGGTAATAAGCTATACTAACAAAATGTGCCATTTTTGTATGTCATACATACTTCTTTGAACATTCCTTGTTAGCCCTTGAAACCATAAAAATAACTTACACTTCTGTTTAACCAGTTGCgaagtataaatttataataaaaaaatagtctttttcatttattttcaacaaaaaagcCTGGAGCCCTGCGGTAACTACTTCCCGTTAAATATATTCCAGTTTACTGTGGATCCTACACTTCCTTGCATGAACCGTATTAATCCAAGAACCCAGTAAAGAAGGATAATACACTTGACATATTTAAGTTGGATTATGTGCAAGAAATAAGGTTGCATGAGTACATTCTTAGACAATATGCAAACAATACAGTGCAGTGAGTAAACAGACAGCCATTTCACTACCCCAACTCCAGCGTTATATgtgaaaattgaaagagaaCATATCAAATGCAATTACACAAAGCAAAGGAACAAAAAACTGTATCGGGTTATGTGGTGtgagaaacagaaaaaataaccACAGATTTCTATCTCAACGTGGTCCTAAGACGTTCCTTTTGTCCTCAAGGACAGAACATGTTCATGTTCAAGAACACAGGaggaaacaaaaaagtattcaGAATTGAAGTACTTATCTACAAGAGAATCACAGGGGAAAAGCTCTCATCCTAATGTGTACAGAGCATTCATAGATTAAATGACGAGCTTTTACTCTTCCCCAATAGTCTGATCCCCAGAAATTCGTAAATTGGTGGCTCCTGCATGTAGAGAACAGACAAACAAGAAACGTTATATACTCGAATTGAGAAAGCTGGAGATTTTCTAATCTGATTTCAAGATTCAGAACATGCAACTAGCGAGCGTACAGAAACACGGAAGAGAGTACAAGATCATTGGGGTGTGtgcaaaaacttaaaagtGAGTGTTTGGAAATCCAATTTCTGTTTATAATTCTCCAACCTTAAGAGAAGAAAAGCTAAAAGCTCGTAGTTGAATTGAGGTGCTTTTACCAGCTTATAGGTTTCTTATAAACCCGTAGTTCTTTAGGACGACGTCCTCATAAAATATTGGTACAATTCGAAATTACCCTCCCCTTTCAGATGATTGGAGCTTTTTAGTTGCAGAAAAAGTATGCTGGAAATAAGTTTTATAGTTGCACGTCATACCATTTTTGCTCGAAGTCTCTTCCGTGTCAATCTCTTCTTGCCTTGGATTCTTGAAGTAGGAAGAGTCATGCACCTGATACGGTGCATCTGTTGACACTAAAGAGCAGCTTCGGGGAACAGAGAAAGAATTTCTACTGTTGgttttctgtttcttgttcGATGAAGATTCATCTATAGAGCACAAGTCGTAGTACGTTTTCGAGGCCTCATCTGCATTGTTGCAACTATGCAAGTCATCTTTCAGCGGCATATCATCTTCCCTTGACTTcagtctttttttatttagaataccATCTTTGGAGTTTATCATTGATAGAACCCTTTGATCGTGAGATGAAGTAGCCGGACATGGAGTCTTTTCCTTCACAATTTCATTTGGAGTGCCCAATTTTATGATAGTTTCACATATATCGAACACAACTTCGtctgagtggaggattgataaaatctgataaatgccttgggtggttatgattttgctaaccaattcttgaattggttgccagcgaccactacaaaatgttgtagttttgaaccgtAACTTCGGTGTGTTTAGctattttgatttccttcctgctaatagcggtctctataattttcacccttgaatcacatggtagtttttgtagcatcaccttgatttttgggtactcgcatagaagagggagaatggtccttttgctcaggaacaattaatcagttacACATGCtgtagctgatgcttgactcatgcttgtgcttaatattatctagtttctggatcaacctctttgaaaatcatgatctagtgtagcaggtttcagttgagatcatgatgtccaggaatatatttttatatgttctaatcaacaactgcatttctttttcaattttatcgatcacaaacttgaaacattttgctgaatgatgccccctccttgttccgacttttttattttcttatctgtgcgtcattttttttttgtgagtctgtgtggtgtgtgggcgtgtgtgtgtgtggtggtgtgtgtgtgtgtgtggtgtgtgggtgtgtgcgcgtgtgcggtgtgtgtgtgtgtgtgtggtgtgggtgtgtgtgtgtcttgatagaacatgttttacttccattttgaacataaaagaagtgaggtgttgcttttatcttctgcatctagttacatttgccattcttcttcaatttctaactCTTCATTTCTATATTCACAACCcgttttctcgtgcaggatgtaaccatagtttcgcaatattttatgctcattacgagtattgtgtgtctttgtggtctatttatgtcctttgtaatattttttgtgtgcttgcatagatgtgtattctcatttttgtttacttgatatgaaatagtatttattgaaacaaagagcaataacaggacaggagagggtgcattgtccctctttttttttcctttcaatatatctcgttagcaagagtggtcttggattgatttactttactagaggggacatagtgagagaaaatgagtggagtattgataaaatctgataaatgccttagGTGGTTATGATTTGCtaatcaattcttgaattggttgtcagcgaccactacaaaatattCTAGTTTAGAACCCTAaatttggtgtgtttagcccttttgatttccttcctgctaatagcggtctctataattttcacccttgaatcacatgataggttctgtagcatcaccttggTTTTTGGTTGAATCACATgttctgtagcatcaccttggTTTTTGGGTACTTGCatggaaaagagaaaatggtccttttgctcaggaacaattaatcaattcAATATGCTatagctgatgcttgactcatgcttgtgcttaatattatctagtttctggatcaacctttctgaaaatcatgatctggtgtagcaggtttctattgagatcatgatgtccagcaatatatttttatatattctaatcagctactgcatttcattttcaattttatcgaccacaaacttgaaacgttttgctgaatgatgccccctccttgttccgactttttcattttcttgtttgtgcgtcattttttttatgtgagtgtgtgtggtgtgtgggtgtgtgtgtgtgtggtgtgtgcacgtgtgcggtgtgtgtgtgggtgtgtgtgtgcgtggtgtgtgggtgtgtgcgcgtgtgcggtgtgtgtgtgttgtgtgtgtgtgtgggggtggtgtgtgtgtgtagggtgtgtggggggtgtgtgtgtgtgtgtgtgtgtcacgatagaacatgttttacttcgattttgaacataaaacaagTAAGGTGTTGCTTTTACCTTCTGCGCCAAcaaatgccatctgcgtcttgttacatttgctattctccttcaatttctaagtcttcatttctatcttcacaatcttttttctcgtgcaggatgtaaCCAtagttttgcaatattttatgctcattacgagtattgtgtgtctttgtgtttatttatgtcctttgtaatgTTTTTGTGTGCTAGCATAGATTTGTATTCTTCTTTTGGTTTAGTTGATATGAAAcagtatttattgaaacaaagagcaataacaggacaggagagggcgcattgtccctcttcgttttttctttcaatatatcttgtcagcaagagtggtcttaaattgatttactttactagaggggatatagtgacagaaaataaatggaggattgataaaatctgataaatgccttgggtggttatgatttgctaaccaattcttgaattggttgccagcgaccactacaaaatattCTAGTTTGGAACCCTAaatttggtgtgtttagcccTTTAgatttccttcctgctaatagtgatctctataattttcacccttgaatcacatgataggttctgtagcatcaccttgatttttgggtactcgcatgAAAAAGGGAATGTGGTCCTTTTgctcaggaacaattaatcagttatacaTGTTGTAGCTGATccttgactcatgcttgtgcttaatattatctagtttctggatcaacctttctgaaaatcatgatctggtgcagcaggtttctattgagatcatgatgtccaggaacatatttttatatgttctaatcaactactgcatttcttttttaattttatcgaccacgaACTTGACatgttttgctgaatgatgccccctccttgtttcgactttttcattttcttgtttgcacgtcttttttttgtggtatgtgtgtgtgtgtgtggtgtgtgtgtgtgtatgcgtggTGTCTGTGTTGGGgagggggtgtgtgtgtgtgtgtggtatgTGGGTGCGTACGCGTGtggcgtgtgtgtgtggggggggggttgtgggtgcgtgtgtgtgtcacgAAAGAACATGTTTTCCTTCCATTTTAAACNNNNNNNNNNNNNNNNNNNNNNNNNNNNNNNNNNNNNNNNNNNNNNNNNNNNNNNNNNNNNNNNNNNNNNNNNNNNNNNNNNNNNNNNNNNNNNNNNNNNNNNNNNNNNNNNNNNNNNNNNNNNNNNNNNNNNNNNNNNNNNNNNNNNNNNNNNNNNNNNNNNNNNNNNNNNNNNNNNNNNNNNNNNNNNNNNNNNNNNNNNNNNNNNNNNNNNNNNNNNNNNNNNNNNNNNNNNNNNNNNNNNNNNNNNNNNNNNNNNNNNNNNNNNNNNNNNNNNNNNNNNNNNNNNNNNNNNNNNNNNNNNNNNNNNNNNNNNNNNNNNNNNNNNNNNNNNNNNNNNNNNNNNNNNNNNNNNNNNNNNNNNNNNNNNNNNNNNNNNNNNNNNNNNNNNNNNNNNNNNNNNNNNNNNNNNNNNNNNNNNNNNNNNNNNNNNNNNNNNNNNNNNNNNNNNNNNNNNNNNNNNNNNNNNNNNNNNNNNNNNNNNNNNNNNNNNNNNNNNNNNNNNNNNNNNNNNNNNNNNNNNNNNNNNNNNNNNNNNNNNNNNNNNNNNNNNNNNNNNNNNNNNNNNNNNNNNNNNNNNNNNNNNNNNNNNNNNNNNNNN comes from Sesamum indicum cultivar Zhongzhi No. 13 linkage group LG10, S_indicum_v1.0, whole genome shotgun sequence and encodes:
- the LOC110012728 gene encoding uncharacterized protein LOC110012728, with protein sequence MINSKDGILNKKRLKSREDDMPLKDDLHSCNNADEASKTYYDLCSIDESSSNKKQKTNSRNSFSVPRSCSLVSTDAPYQVHDSSYFKNPRQEEIDTEETSSKNGATNLRISGDQTIGEE